One region of Thermoanaerobaculia bacterium genomic DNA includes:
- a CDS encoding phosphopantetheine-binding protein, whose translation GIHDNLFDLGGNSLLVFQIAARAAQSGYAIPPRLLFEHPTIAELAAAAGTLPATSVGMTEISA comes from the coding sequence GGGGATCCACGACAATCTCTTCGACCTCGGCGGAAACTCTCTCCTCGTCTTCCAGATCGCCGCGCGCGCCGCGCAATCGGGATACGCGATCCCGCCGCGGCTCCTCTTCGAGCATCCGACGATCGCGGAGCTCGCCGCCGCGGCCGGCACGCTCCCTGCTACGTCGGTGGGCATGACGGAGATCTCCGCCTGA